A region of the Phaseolus vulgaris cultivar G19833 chromosome 11, P. vulgaris v2.0, whole genome shotgun sequence genome:
ATCTTCACCCTACTCcgctgtgagtacctgaaaaggagttagcaaagggcgccctcgtggccgtttgcactctgacgatcaagtcagcaagcaagaaacaccaaacacCTCCATCTCGGAGCACCGTAAttgaatgctctgaaggtgtgTAACTGAATTGTaactatctctctctctctctccaaccACTCGTCCATACAATGAGTAAGCGAGCAAATGATTAGAGTTTGTGTAAACTATGTGAAACGTACCTTACTAAGATTTCAGAAAAGCTTATATGCCTTGGGTTTCAATGCTTATTGCCACGTGGCCTTCTGACTTAACTgcaactccacgtggaaggccttacaaCGCTggaacccaacttagggaaattccagcgtgtaagtcttccttcctcgaagtgcatctggcgcgaggggtgactacctgggtgccaactcatgcggcccagcttctagtcactcgccctgggagtgtagctgccttcctctcgtaccatgaACATGGTTCACCCCTGCGCGTGGccctctcctgggtcgtatctgtcccagggattCTCTAGAGGTggtgtgggtacttcacgagtcaggttaccccctactggtactgggaCCATGGCTTTGAAGTCACCTATTGACTTCTTCCCTTGGGGCCCCTTggtgggtcccaccatatgtttgactttgactttcacTTTGACTTTGGTGAACGCCCTGGGACAGGTCGGTACAgtgatcaagtcagatcaggaggaggcccgaaagtgctatgaaaatagtttgaaaacaaagaGGGGCGTCTTCACGGTGACGGAACGCCCGGGCCAGGAGGAGACGCCCATGGATGTAGAACCCTTGGAGGCGTCACCAAAGGAATACGTACATATGGGCAGAACGCCTGTCGAGGCGGAACCCATGGTGGGTACGCCCGTTGGGGCGGAGCCTGGAAACGAGGCGCCGGTAGGTGGCGTAGCAAGAGGAGACGCCGGGTGTGGCGTGGCCCGTGCGGAGGACGCCCGGGAGAGACGACCGGagcctttgcatggtccgcctcagacATACCTGGCATTGACCCGAATTTCATATGCCatcacctcaccatggaccccaaggttCGTCCAATACGGCAGAAAAGAagaaagtttaatgaggagAAGCGCCTCGTTGTGTAGGAGGAGACGAGGAAGTTGCCTGACGCCggacacatcagggagatccagtaccctgagtggttggccaatgtggtcctggtgaagaaggcgaatgggaagtggaggatgtgtgtgtgGATTTCACGGACCTAAACAAGGTGTGCCCTAAAGGCTCATATCCTTTACCCAGCAGCAACGCGTTGGTAGATAGTGCTTCGGGGTGCAAAATGCtaagtttcttggatgcattttcagggtacaatcagattaagatgcatccccgtgatgagagcaaaacgacattcatgaccgagacatgttgttactgctataaggtgatgccgtttgggctgaagaacgcgggcgccacctaccaaaggctgatggataaGGTCCTTGCGACCATGTTGGGTAGGAATGTGCAGGCCTATGTTGACgatatggtggtgacctcgCATGAGAGGGAGCGGCAcacagctgatctggaagagctgtttgCCACCACAGctaagtaccgcctcaagctgaacccgGAGAAATGCGTCTTTGGGGTTGAGGTGGGTAAGTTCCTGGGATTCATGCTCACTGAgcgggggatagaggcgaaccccgataaGTGTGCAACAATCATCGCCATGTGGATCCCAGCCtcagtaaaggaagtgcagcagttgACGGGGCGCATGGTGACCTTGTCGAGGTTCGTATCTGTTGGTGGAGATAAGggccacccatatttccagtgcctgaaGAGGAACAGCCGCTTCGTGTGGACAGAGGAGTGAGAGACAACTTTCCTCaggctgaaggagtacctggcgacgcctcctgTGTTATGCAAGCCATAGACGGGCGTGCCACTTGGCTTGTATTTCGCAGTGATGGAATGGGCCATTAGCTCTGTGCTGGTTCAAGAGCAGGATCACGTGCAAAAGCCTAtatacttcgtgagcaaggccttgCAGGGCTCGGAGACGAGGTATCAATCTTTGGAGAAAGCGGCCCTGGCAGTGGTATTctctgccaggaggctccgccactatttccatagttttacggtggtggtgatgacggatctccccatccagaaggtgttGCAGAAGCCATATGTCACtgggaggatggttcgctgggcggtggagctatcAGAGTTCGATATAGTATACGAGCCTAGGGGATCCATCAAGGGATAAATCTACGCAGACTTTGTCGTAGAACTTTCACCGGGAGGCGCCCGACAGGAAGTGGAGCTTGATTCCCAGTGGTTGTTGTCAGGGGACGGATCCTTGAATCAGCAGGGAAGTGGTGTcgggatagtcttggaggggcccaacggggtgttgattgagcaagccctgcagtttgccttcaaggcaagcaacaaccaggcagagtacgaggccctgatcgcaggaatgcttttagccaaggagatgggagcgcgAAGCCTcttggcgaagagtgactcgttgttgGTCACATGGCAGGTGACCGGGGAATATCAAGCAAAGGACCCGCAAATGCCTGCGTATTTGAGGTACGTCCAAGTGCTGAAGGGAGCGTTCGCGGCGTTTGAGTTGGTGCACGTCCCGAGAGAGAAAAATGCCCgtgctgacctgctcgccaagctggccagctcaggcaaggggggaaggcagaggacggtcATCCAAGATACCCTCAAGGCGTTGCGAAAGTTTGTAGCAGATAACAGAGTGGATGTCCTCCAGGTCAGTGCATCCAAGGGAAAGCCGGAGAGTCATTcgtctttgactcaggagatGGCGAGAGGCCCTAGCATAAGTGCCTATTCGACCTCGCCCAGAGAATGGGACTTCATGCAAGTGTGCACCCTGGAAGAAGGAGATACATGGATGACCCCCTACAGACGCTACCTTGCAGATGGGATCCTCCCAGCAGAGCCAGAAGAGAGCAAGAAGGTGAAAAGAAATTCTGCAAGGtataccttggtggatgggATGTTATTAAGCCATGGGTTTACACACCCAATCTTGACGTGTGTAAGTGGAGATGAGTGCACAAGGATAATGGCTTAACTCCACGATGGGATTTGTGGAAGGCACGTGGAGGGAAGATCGTTAGCATCCAAGGTGGTACGTGCAGGTTTCTATTGGCCAACCGTAAGGGAAGATTGTGTACGCCCAgcggtgcaagcagtgccaacaacacgccgattggcacaaggcgccgctaGAAGAACTGaggtcaatttacagcccatggcctttccatacttggggaattgacattctggggcctttcccATTGGTGATAAGGCAAATGATGTACTTGATAGTAGCtattgagtacttcacgaagtggatagaagcagaaccggtggcacagatcactgcacataaggtacaacactttgtttggaaaaacaTCGTGTGTCGTTTTGGTGTGTCGAGGCGTATGGTCTCAGATAACGgtactcagtttgcaagccaacaatTGGGAAAGTTGTGtgcagaggtaggcatcaaacaggtgttcgcatcagttgaACACCCCAGACGAACGGACAGGTGGAGTCCGCAAATAGAATCTTGTTGAGAGGATTGATGAGGAGGCTTGAGAAGGCCAAAGGAGTCTGGGCGGGGGAAGTACCAAGGATAGTGTGGGCTTATCACACCATGCCCCAGacctccaccatggagacgccgttcagcCTCGGGTATGGATCGAATGCGATGATCCCGGTGGAGATTCACGAGAGATAACCACGTTTCCATAACTTTGTGGCAGAGGAgtccaacgaggagaggagggtGAATTTAGACCTGTTGaacgaggccagggaagaggtgagaataaaggctgaggcagtgaagagaagggtggagcacCAGTACATCCCCAAGGTGAGGCCTCATCAGTTCCAGGTGGCGGACCTCGTCATGCGCAAGGCTCATCCGTATGAGTTAGAGaacaagctgtctcccaagttgACTGGGCCCTTTAGAGTAACCGAGGCTAAGGGGAACGGGTCGTACAAGCTTGAAACTCTTGAGGGAGGCTCCATTCCATGCACCTGGAACGCAGctaatttgaagttttattttagttaaagaCTTGATGTAGTACACAGTtgaggggacactctttttccatctcgagggttttttaatgaggtcacccaagtaaagaCAAGTTTAAGCATGCATTGTTCTGAATTTTCTTTGTTTGCAATGTAAAGAAATGTTAAAGGGAAAGGGCGCTGTCCCCaccggttgaccagggtcgtctttatgcgtggcttgtcctcatgagctagggcaccttcgttctgctccgtccgtgagtacctgaaaagaagtgaacaaaggggcgccctcgtggccgtttgcactccgacgatcaagtcagctagcgagaaacatcaaaggtgacacacctccgtattGGAACACCGTGAAAGGATGTTCTAAAGGTGGTCGAAATACTGAATAGCCAGTACtatgttgccctaattgtctgtGCGCACAATGGGTGCGCCGTGAAACAAATACGGTTTTTTGTGACTCTGTGTAAACTGTGAGAATTAGGTTCAAACCTCGATCCCCTTTCAAACGtcccaaggcccctttttatacacctcccgCATTTAAAGAGCGTTAAaccgcattgaaagcgtataaaaacatgCCTTGAAACATTCTaaacttaactgaattaacgcgtaccttagtgaacttttaggaaagccttgatattttcagtgcttgttgccacgtgttcttctgacttgatcgttactCTTCATGGAGGGCCTTACAGCGTcctaacccaacttagggat
Encoded here:
- the LOC137837315 gene encoding uncharacterized protein, whose amino-acid sequence is MEWAISSVLVQEQDHVQKPIYFVSKALQGSETRYQSLEKAALAVVFSARRLRHYFHSFTVVVMTDLPIQKVLQKPYVTGRMVRWAVELSEFDIEVELDSQWLLSGDGSLNQQGSGVGIVLEGPNGVLIEQALQFAFKASNNQAEYEALIAGMLLAKEMGARSLLAKSDSLLVTWQVTGEYQAKDPQMPAYLRYVQVLKGAFAAFELVHVPREKNARADLLAKLASSGKGGRQRTVIQDTLKALRKFVADNRVDVLQVSASKGKPESHSSLTQEMARGPSISAYSTSPREWDFMQVCTLEEGDTWMTPYRRYLADGILPAEPEESKKVKRNSARQMMYLIVAIEYFTKWIEAEPVAQITAHKVQHFVWKNIVCRFGVSRRMVSDNEESNEERRVNLDLLNEAREEVRIKAEAVKRRVEHQYIPKVRPHQFQVADLVMRKAHPYELENKLSPKLTGPFRVTEAKGNGSYKLETLEGGSIPCTWNAANLKFYFS